The following are encoded in a window of Perca flavescens isolate YP-PL-M2 chromosome 24, PFLA_1.0, whole genome shotgun sequence genomic DNA:
- the cnppd1 gene encoding protein CNPPD1 isoform X1, which translates to MDFDALFNEKTFQFSDFQEFTFLPGHQKLSERVRKRLYYGLDKDVSIDGLSCPVTDIAVEIFQKSAPSPIRKLQKKYAAHVSREACISPCAMMLALVYIERLRHRNPEYLQKISSSDLFLISMMVASKYLYDEGEEEEVFNDEWGAAGKLDVKTVNNLEMNFLNAIEWSLFTEPNDLFDILSQLETSIAERQGMKRGWFTYTDLCVLLEQSAWSQALTAIYQHFTKVSCMLGLVYLTSVAGLIATSAVLHQLTLSRSGQSLLLPPAEISPDLPISNPNAEAPSPALHLPRCVLANNSLNRQPGAIEIGQDHGQSPPSVSSQTSILCLWGSMLASMGHIHPDTDSDMEAPQTWSPVSFFCPGCLASLRPLQCGLRNTSTLVAHGSLDNHHATWLASSLLGWAESGLNSRYTPPIQLGSCHPESMLPVDKAQALLMPG; encoded by the exons ATGGATTTCGACGCTTTATTTAACGAAAAGACATTTCAGTTTTCGGACTTCCAGGAGTTCACG TTTCTTCCTGGACACCAGAAGTTGAGTGAACGAGTGAGAAAGCGACTGTATTATGGCCTGGACAAAGACGTTTCTATAGATGGCCTCTCTTGCCCTGTTACAG ATATCGCTGTTGAAATCTTCCAGAAGTCTGCCCCAAGCCCAATACGAAAGCTTCAGAAGAAGTATGCTGCTCATGTTTCCAG GGAGGCTTGCATTTCGCCGTGTGCCATGATGCTGGCTCTTGTTTACATAGAAAGGCTCCGACATAGAAACCCTGAATACCTACAAAAGATCTCCTCCTCTGACCTCTTCCTGATCTCCATG ATGGTTGCCAGCAAGTACCTGTACGATGaaggggaggaagaagaggtTTTCAACGATGAGTGGGGAGCGGCTGGGAAGTTGGATGTCAAAACTGTCAATAACCTGGAGATGAACTTCTTGAATGCCATT GAGTGGAGCCTCTTCACAGAGCCAAATGACTTATTTGATATACTAAGTCAACTGGAAACCAG TATTGCAGAGCGGCAGGGGATGAAGCGTGGCTGGTTCACCTACACTGATCTCTGTGTGCTACTGGAGCAATCGGCATGGAGTCAAGCCCTCACAGCCATCTACCAGCACTTTACCAAG GTTTCATGTATGCTCGGCCTGGTCTATCTGACCAGTGTGGCTGGCCTTATTGCCACCAGCGCTGTGCTGCACCAGCTCACTCTCTCTCGGAGCGGCCAGTCCCTGCTTCTACCTCCAGCTGAGATTAGTCCGGACCTTCCGATCTCCAACCCAAATGCAGAAGCTCCTTCTCCAGCCCTGCACCTCCCCCGTTGTGTTCTGGCCAACAACAGTCTGAACCGTCAGCCCGGTGCAATTGAAATCGGCCAGGACCACGGACAAAGCCCCCCCTCGGTATCCTCGCAGACATCAATATTGTGTCTCTGGGGCTCAATGCTTGCCTCAATGGGTCACATACATCCTGACACAGATTCTGATATGGAAGCTCCCCAAACCTGGTCTCCTGTCTCCTTCTTCTGTCCTGGCTGTCTTGCATCCCTCCGTCCTCTTCAGTGCGGGCTTAGAAACACCTCAACACTCGTCGCTCACGGCTCCCTTGATAACCATCATGCAACGTGGCTGGCCTCCAGCCTCCTTGGATGGGCAGAATCGGGTCTAAACTCTCGCTATACTCCGCCTATACAGCTGGGATCCTGCCATCCGGAGTCTATGTTGCCTGTCGACAAAGCCCAAGCTCTGCTCATGCCCGGTTAG
- the cnppd1 gene encoding protein CNPPD1 isoform X2: protein MFLPGHQKLSERVRKRLYYGLDKDVSIDGLSCPVTDIAVEIFQKSAPSPIRKLQKKYAAHVSREACISPCAMMLALVYIERLRHRNPEYLQKISSSDLFLISMMVASKYLYDEGEEEEVFNDEWGAAGKLDVKTVNNLEMNFLNAIEWSLFTEPNDLFDILSQLETSIAERQGMKRGWFTYTDLCVLLEQSAWSQALTAIYQHFTKVSCMLGLVYLTSVAGLIATSAVLHQLTLSRSGQSLLLPPAEISPDLPISNPNAEAPSPALHLPRCVLANNSLNRQPGAIEIGQDHGQSPPSVSSQTSILCLWGSMLASMGHIHPDTDSDMEAPQTWSPVSFFCPGCLASLRPLQCGLRNTSTLVAHGSLDNHHATWLASSLLGWAESGLNSRYTPPIQLGSCHPESMLPVDKAQALLMPG from the exons ATG TTTCTTCCTGGACACCAGAAGTTGAGTGAACGAGTGAGAAAGCGACTGTATTATGGCCTGGACAAAGACGTTTCTATAGATGGCCTCTCTTGCCCTGTTACAG ATATCGCTGTTGAAATCTTCCAGAAGTCTGCCCCAAGCCCAATACGAAAGCTTCAGAAGAAGTATGCTGCTCATGTTTCCAG GGAGGCTTGCATTTCGCCGTGTGCCATGATGCTGGCTCTTGTTTACATAGAAAGGCTCCGACATAGAAACCCTGAATACCTACAAAAGATCTCCTCCTCTGACCTCTTCCTGATCTCCATG ATGGTTGCCAGCAAGTACCTGTACGATGaaggggaggaagaagaggtTTTCAACGATGAGTGGGGAGCGGCTGGGAAGTTGGATGTCAAAACTGTCAATAACCTGGAGATGAACTTCTTGAATGCCATT GAGTGGAGCCTCTTCACAGAGCCAAATGACTTATTTGATATACTAAGTCAACTGGAAACCAG TATTGCAGAGCGGCAGGGGATGAAGCGTGGCTGGTTCACCTACACTGATCTCTGTGTGCTACTGGAGCAATCGGCATGGAGTCAAGCCCTCACAGCCATCTACCAGCACTTTACCAAG GTTTCATGTATGCTCGGCCTGGTCTATCTGACCAGTGTGGCTGGCCTTATTGCCACCAGCGCTGTGCTGCACCAGCTCACTCTCTCTCGGAGCGGCCAGTCCCTGCTTCTACCTCCAGCTGAGATTAGTCCGGACCTTCCGATCTCCAACCCAAATGCAGAAGCTCCTTCTCCAGCCCTGCACCTCCCCCGTTGTGTTCTGGCCAACAACAGTCTGAACCGTCAGCCCGGTGCAATTGAAATCGGCCAGGACCACGGACAAAGCCCCCCCTCGGTATCCTCGCAGACATCAATATTGTGTCTCTGGGGCTCAATGCTTGCCTCAATGGGTCACATACATCCTGACACAGATTCTGATATGGAAGCTCCCCAAACCTGGTCTCCTGTCTCCTTCTTCTGTCCTGGCTGTCTTGCATCCCTCCGTCCTCTTCAGTGCGGGCTTAGAAACACCTCAACACTCGTCGCTCACGGCTCCCTTGATAACCATCATGCAACGTGGCTGGCCTCCAGCCTCCTTGGATGGGCAGAATCGGGTCTAAACTCTCGCTATACTCCGCCTATACAGCTGGGATCCTGCCATCCGGAGTCTATGTTGCCTGTCGACAAAGCCCAAGCTCTGCTCATGCCCGGTTAG
- the prkag3a gene encoding 5'-AMP-activated protein kinase subunit gamma-1 isoform X1 yields MEPPSQVLLPEKRREIKKQEADATVYMNFMKSHCCYDAIPTSCKLVIFDTTLQVKKAFFALVANGLRAAPLWDSKLQRFVGMLTITDFINILHCYYKSPLVQMYELENHKIETWRGDSFQNVYLRCSKHFLVSISPEASLFDAIYSLLKYKIHRLPVIDPESGNVLHILTHKRILKFLHIFQKQVPKPAFIGRQIQELGIGTFRNIATVQQTASLYDALSIFVERRVSALPVVDEQGKVVSLYSRFDVINLAAQKMYNNLDMPMQEAVRSRSCFIEGVIKCYPDETLEIIIDRIVNAEVHRLVLVDRADVVKGIISLSDLLQAMVLTPAGIDALLS; encoded by the exons ATGGAGCCTCCCTCACAG GTGTTACTCCCAGAAAAGAGGCgggaaataaagaaacaag AGGCTGACGCCACAGTCTACATGAATTTCATGAAAAGTCACTGCTGCTATGATGCCATTCCAACCAGCTGTAAACTGGTCATATTTGATACCACACTACAA gtgaaaaaggccttttttgcACTGGTGGCAAATGGCTTGAGGGCTGCGCCTTTATGGGACAGCAAGCTGCAGAGATTTGTGG GTATGCTGACTATTACGGATTTCATCAACATCCTCCATTGCTATTACAAGTCCCCTTTG GTTCAAATGTATGAGCTGGAGAACCACAAGATTGAGACATGGCGAGGTGATTCATTTCAAA ACGTCTACTTACGGTGTTCCAAGCACTTCCTCGTTAGTATTTCCCCAGAGGCCAG CCTCTTTGACGCCATCTATTCCTTACTCAAATATAAGATCCACAGGCTGCCAGTCATCGACCCAGAGTCTGGAAATGTCCTGCACATTCTCACCCACAAAAGAATCCTCAAGTTTCTTCATATATTT cagaaaCAAGTTCCCAAGCCTGCATTCATTGGAAGGCAGATCCAGGAGCTTGGGATTGGAACGTTCAGGAACATCGCCACTGTTCAGCAAACGGCATCACTTTACGATGCCCTCTCCATTTTTGTGGAAAGGCGAGTGTCTGCACTACCTGTGGTGGATGAACAAG gCAAAGTGGTGTCACTCTACTCAAGATTTGATGTGATT AATCTAGCAGCCCAGAAGATGTACAACAATCTGGACATGCCAATGCAGGAGGCCGTTCGCAGTCGCTCATGTTTTATTGAGGGAGTAATCAAGTGCTACCCTGATGAAACCTTGGAAATCATCATAGACCGTATAGTTAACGCTGAG GTCCATCGGCTGGTCCTGGTGGACCGGGCTGATGTGGTGAAGGGCATCATCTCTCTGTCTGACCTGCTGCAGGCCATGGTCTTAACCCCCGCAGGTATTGATGCCCTTTTGTCCTAG
- the prkag3a gene encoding 5'-AMP-activated protein kinase subunit gamma-1 isoform X3, with the protein MEPPSQVLLPEKRREIKKQEADATVYMNFMKSHCCYDAIPTSCKLVIFDTTLQVKKAFFALVANGLRAAPLWDSKLQRFVGMLTITDFINILHCYYKSPLVQMYELENHKIETWRGDSFQNVYLRCSKHFLVSISPEASLFDAIYSLLKYKIHRLPVIDPESGNVLHILTHKRILKFLHIFQKQVPKPAFIGRQIQELGIGTFRNIATVQQTASLYDALSIFVERRVSALPVVDEQGKVVSLYSRFDVINLAAQKMYNNLDMPMQEAVRSRSCFIEGVIKCYPDETLEIIIDRIVNAEVHRLVLVDRADVVKGIISLSDLLQAMVLTPAEINL; encoded by the exons ATGGAGCCTCCCTCACAG GTGTTACTCCCAGAAAAGAGGCgggaaataaagaaacaag AGGCTGACGCCACAGTCTACATGAATTTCATGAAAAGTCACTGCTGCTATGATGCCATTCCAACCAGCTGTAAACTGGTCATATTTGATACCACACTACAA gtgaaaaaggccttttttgcACTGGTGGCAAATGGCTTGAGGGCTGCGCCTTTATGGGACAGCAAGCTGCAGAGATTTGTGG GTATGCTGACTATTACGGATTTCATCAACATCCTCCATTGCTATTACAAGTCCCCTTTG GTTCAAATGTATGAGCTGGAGAACCACAAGATTGAGACATGGCGAGGTGATTCATTTCAAA ACGTCTACTTACGGTGTTCCAAGCACTTCCTCGTTAGTATTTCCCCAGAGGCCAG CCTCTTTGACGCCATCTATTCCTTACTCAAATATAAGATCCACAGGCTGCCAGTCATCGACCCAGAGTCTGGAAATGTCCTGCACATTCTCACCCACAAAAGAATCCTCAAGTTTCTTCATATATTT cagaaaCAAGTTCCCAAGCCTGCATTCATTGGAAGGCAGATCCAGGAGCTTGGGATTGGAACGTTCAGGAACATCGCCACTGTTCAGCAAACGGCATCACTTTACGATGCCCTCTCCATTTTTGTGGAAAGGCGAGTGTCTGCACTACCTGTGGTGGATGAACAAG gCAAAGTGGTGTCACTCTACTCAAGATTTGATGTGATT AATCTAGCAGCCCAGAAGATGTACAACAATCTGGACATGCCAATGCAGGAGGCCGTTCGCAGTCGCTCATGTTTTATTGAGGGAGTAATCAAGTGCTACCCTGATGAAACCTTGGAAATCATCATAGACCGTATAGTTAACGCTGAG GTCCATCGGCTGGTCCTGGTGGACCGGGCTGATGTGGTGAAGGGCATCATCTCTCTGTCTGACCTGCTGCAGGCCATGGTCTTAACCCCCGCAG AAATCAACTTGTGA
- the prkag3a gene encoding 5'-AMP-activated protein kinase subunit gamma-1 isoform X4 produces MEPPSQVLLPEKRREIKKQEADATVYMNFMKSHCCYDAIPTSCKLVIFDTTLQVKKAFFALVANGLRAAPLWDSKLQRFVGMLTITDFINILHCYYKSPLVQMYELENHKIETWRDVYLRCSKHFLVSISPEASLFDAIYSLLKYKIHRLPVIDPESGNVLHILTHKRILKFLHIFQKQVPKPAFIGRQIQELGIGTFRNIATVQQTASLYDALSIFVERRVSALPVVDEQGKVVSLYSRFDVINLAAQKMYNNLDMPMQEAVRSRSCFIEGVIKCYPDETLEIIIDRIVNAEVHRLVLVDRADVVKGIISLSDLLQAMVLTPAGIDALLS; encoded by the exons ATGGAGCCTCCCTCACAG GTGTTACTCCCAGAAAAGAGGCgggaaataaagaaacaag AGGCTGACGCCACAGTCTACATGAATTTCATGAAAAGTCACTGCTGCTATGATGCCATTCCAACCAGCTGTAAACTGGTCATATTTGATACCACACTACAA gtgaaaaaggccttttttgcACTGGTGGCAAATGGCTTGAGGGCTGCGCCTTTATGGGACAGCAAGCTGCAGAGATTTGTGG GTATGCTGACTATTACGGATTTCATCAACATCCTCCATTGCTATTACAAGTCCCCTTTG GTTCAAATGTATGAGCTGGAGAACCACAAGATTGAGACATGGCGAG ACGTCTACTTACGGTGTTCCAAGCACTTCCTCGTTAGTATTTCCCCAGAGGCCAG CCTCTTTGACGCCATCTATTCCTTACTCAAATATAAGATCCACAGGCTGCCAGTCATCGACCCAGAGTCTGGAAATGTCCTGCACATTCTCACCCACAAAAGAATCCTCAAGTTTCTTCATATATTT cagaaaCAAGTTCCCAAGCCTGCATTCATTGGAAGGCAGATCCAGGAGCTTGGGATTGGAACGTTCAGGAACATCGCCACTGTTCAGCAAACGGCATCACTTTACGATGCCCTCTCCATTTTTGTGGAAAGGCGAGTGTCTGCACTACCTGTGGTGGATGAACAAG gCAAAGTGGTGTCACTCTACTCAAGATTTGATGTGATT AATCTAGCAGCCCAGAAGATGTACAACAATCTGGACATGCCAATGCAGGAGGCCGTTCGCAGTCGCTCATGTTTTATTGAGGGAGTAATCAAGTGCTACCCTGATGAAACCTTGGAAATCATCATAGACCGTATAGTTAACGCTGAG GTCCATCGGCTGGTCCTGGTGGACCGGGCTGATGTGGTGAAGGGCATCATCTCTCTGTCTGACCTGCTGCAGGCCATGGTCTTAACCCCCGCAGGTATTGATGCCCTTTTGTCCTAG
- the prkag3a gene encoding 5'-AMP-activated protein kinase subunit gamma-1 isoform X2 — MEPPSQVLLPEKRREIKKQEADATVYMNFMKSHCCYDAIPTSCKLVIFDTTLQVKKAFFALVANGLRAAPLWDSKLQRFVGMLTITDFINILHCYYKSPLVQMYELENHKIETWRGDSFQNVYLRCSKHFLVSISPEASLFDAIYSLLKYKIHRLPVIDPESGNVLHILTHKRILKFLHIFKQVPKPAFIGRQIQELGIGTFRNIATVQQTASLYDALSIFVERRVSALPVVDEQGKVVSLYSRFDVINLAAQKMYNNLDMPMQEAVRSRSCFIEGVIKCYPDETLEIIIDRIVNAEVHRLVLVDRADVVKGIISLSDLLQAMVLTPAGIDALLS; from the exons ATGGAGCCTCCCTCACAG GTGTTACTCCCAGAAAAGAGGCgggaaataaagaaacaag AGGCTGACGCCACAGTCTACATGAATTTCATGAAAAGTCACTGCTGCTATGATGCCATTCCAACCAGCTGTAAACTGGTCATATTTGATACCACACTACAA gtgaaaaaggccttttttgcACTGGTGGCAAATGGCTTGAGGGCTGCGCCTTTATGGGACAGCAAGCTGCAGAGATTTGTGG GTATGCTGACTATTACGGATTTCATCAACATCCTCCATTGCTATTACAAGTCCCCTTTG GTTCAAATGTATGAGCTGGAGAACCACAAGATTGAGACATGGCGAGGTGATTCATTTCAAA ACGTCTACTTACGGTGTTCCAAGCACTTCCTCGTTAGTATTTCCCCAGAGGCCAG CCTCTTTGACGCCATCTATTCCTTACTCAAATATAAGATCCACAGGCTGCCAGTCATCGACCCAGAGTCTGGAAATGTCCTGCACATTCTCACCCACAAAAGAATCCTCAAGTTTCTTCATATATTT aaaCAAGTTCCCAAGCCTGCATTCATTGGAAGGCAGATCCAGGAGCTTGGGATTGGAACGTTCAGGAACATCGCCACTGTTCAGCAAACGGCATCACTTTACGATGCCCTCTCCATTTTTGTGGAAAGGCGAGTGTCTGCACTACCTGTGGTGGATGAACAAG gCAAAGTGGTGTCACTCTACTCAAGATTTGATGTGATT AATCTAGCAGCCCAGAAGATGTACAACAATCTGGACATGCCAATGCAGGAGGCCGTTCGCAGTCGCTCATGTTTTATTGAGGGAGTAATCAAGTGCTACCCTGATGAAACCTTGGAAATCATCATAGACCGTATAGTTAACGCTGAG GTCCATCGGCTGGTCCTGGTGGACCGGGCTGATGTGGTGAAGGGCATCATCTCTCTGTCTGACCTGCTGCAGGCCATGGTCTTAACCCCCGCAGGTATTGATGCCCTTTTGTCCTAG
- the retreg2 gene encoding LOW QUALITY PROTEIN: reticulophagy regulator 2 (The sequence of the model RefSeq protein was modified relative to this genomic sequence to represent the inferred CDS: deleted 1 base in 1 codon), whose protein sequence is MASEEEARRRPSVTSSSVGLESLFPSGTSEQTRGDENPELVRLRERLQGWLSQYEPLLLWVQRLLVWERPFYSISVALTLNTLFWLLSSTSLRPLFLLSVSLLGLMLLERWKPKLPIITVEHAEAPPVQSDTMSVEQHLLSIPELSHHLAESYLTYCLYLQEMLQYKQQNHGKFCVMMCSGCLVLAVVGHYVPGIMISYIIVLSVLLWPLVVYHELIQRMYTGLEPILMKLDYSMKGETEHRKHDKRKVKKEMEEGDEPRAETESDSEEELSCFAPTVDVKTTALAMAITDSELSDEEASILESGGFSVSRATTPQLTDVSEDLDQQSLHSDPEESYLRDLPEFPSVEEFPSIDPSLLHFPLRGPGQGDAAQAGAQSERELLSPASLLIQHLASPLHFVNTHFNGHGRPPGGEEGMLPAPGAGEAAGTREEEEKEAAVAQGTQQSLEALSEEIVSTAISTVVQNTLSAMLRSSEASEEPSLAEFLPTETPPGDLETSTPPTETTADTMITTIGALGADQDLDEAITTESVTGEEMPDDTVVPTEEEDFELLDQSELEGLDEGLDLIADRQAVGGASGAPETPPPPQHQPQS, encoded by the exons ATGGCGAGCGAGGAGGAGGCCAGAAGACGCCCATCGGTTACCTCCTCTTCTGTCGGTCTTGAGTCTCTGTTCCCTTCAGGGACATCGGAACAAACGCGCGGGGACGAAAACCCGGAGCTCGTCCGCCTGCGGGAGCGTCTTCAGGGTTGGCTATCGCAGTATGAGCCCCTGCTGCTATGGGTGCAGAGGCTGTTGGTCTGGGAGAGGCCATTCTACAGCATCTCTGTCGCCCTGACACTCAACACGTTATTTTG GCTCCTGTCATCCACCTCCCTGCGGCCTCTGTTCCTGTTGAGTGTGTCCCTGCTGGGACTCATGCTACTGGAGAGATGGAAGCCCAAGTTGCCCATCATTACCG TTGAACATGCAGAGGCTCCTCCCGTACAAAG TGACACAATGAGTGTGGAGCAGCATCTGCTCAGCATTCCTGAGCTCAGCCACCATCTGGCTGAAAGCTACCTGACCTACTGCCTGTACCTGCAGGAGATGCTGCAGTACAAACAACAGAACCATGGCAAG TTCTGTGTGATGATGTGCAGTGGCTGTCTTGTACTTGCCGTGGTTGGGCATTACGTACCAGGAATCATGATCTCCTATATTATTG TCCTGAGCGTGCTGTTGTGGCCGCTGGTGGTGTACCACGAACTGATCCAGAGGATGTACACCGGCTTGGAGCCAATCCTGATGAAACTGGACTACAGCATGAAAGGAGAAACCGAGCACCGCAAGCACGACAAGAGGA AGGTGAagaaggagatggaggagggggaCGAGCCAAGAGCTGAAACGGAGAGCGACAGTGAGGAGGAGCTGTCCTGTTTTGCCCCAACG GTGGATGTGAAGACCACAGCTCTGGCGATGGCCATCACAGACTCGGAGCTGTCAGATGAGGAGGCGTCCATCTTGGAGAGCGGAGGGTTCTCCGTGTCGAGAGCCACCACCCCTCAACTCACTGACGTCTCGGAAG ACCTGGACCAGCAGAGTTTACACAGCGACCCAGAGGAGTCCTACCTGCGGGATCTGCCGGAGTTCCCCTCCGTCGAGGAGTTCCCATCCATCGATCCCAGCCTGCTCCACTTCCCCCTGCGAGGCCCCGGCCAGGGCGACGCAGCCCAGGCTGGCGCTCAGTCCGAGAGGGAACTGCTGAGTCCCGCCAGCCTCCTTATCCAGCACCTAGCATCTCCGCTCCACTTTGTGAACACGCACTTCAACGGACATGGGCGACCACCTGGGGGTGAGGAGGGCATGTTGCCCGCGCCAGGCGCAGGGGAGGCAGCGGGGacgagggaggaagaggagaaggaagCTGCGGTGGCCCAGGGTACCCAACAGTCCTTGGAGGCGTTGAGCGAGGAAATAGTGAGCACAGCCATCTCCACCGTGGTGCAGAACACTCTGTCGGCCATGCTGCGCTCCAGCGAGGCCAGCGAGGAGCCCTCCCTCGCC GAGTTCCTTCCAACTGAAACCCCACCTGGCGATCTGGAGACCTCCACCCCACCCACCGAGACCACTGCTGACACTATGATTACTACAATAGGAGCGCTCGGGGCTGACCAGGACCTGGATGAGGCGATTACGACAGAAAGCGTCACCGGAGAGGAGATGCCTGACGACACTGTAGTTCCGACCGAGGAAGAGGACTTTGAGCTTCTGGACCAAAGTGAACTGGAGGGGCTGGATGAGGGGCTGGACCTCATCGCTGACAGACAGGCAGTGGGAGGAGCCTCGGGAGCTCCAGAGACGCCTCCGCCTCCTCAGCATCAACCACAGTCATAG